One Alnus glutinosa chromosome 3, dhAlnGlut1.1, whole genome shotgun sequence genomic region harbors:
- the LOC133864535 gene encoding rho GTPase-activating protein 3 — translation MTRLFRSKSCGLVGLTEFNLDPVSPFYHNKHNDEEEEEEEEDVELEDEDFGDEVLVDPISTTTPFISPGSRTAAENSQGRQQCHGAQSPILDILVTALRKSLVTCSVEREDVSSMEISCPTEVKHVSHVTFDRFNGFLGLPSELEPELPRRVPSASASVFGVSAKSMQCSYDARGNSVPTILLMMQKRLYSEGGLRAEGIFRINAENSQEENVRDQLNRGVVPLGIDVHCLAGLIKAWLRELPTGVLDSVTPEQVLHCNTEDDCVELLKLLPPTEAALLDWAINLMADVVEHEQSNKMNARNIAMVFAPNMTQMADPLTALIHAVQVMNFLKTLILKTIREREKSVANDRRLSSCSYFPSHSDDPIASNLGREASSEQSSDPCATYGRSNSSFLRTNTLNRLESETLEKLWSFEKNSNGEEEFEYMSSDNSPTSHEMGALENGCRSGYDSGDWLNLRKGVRKLCRHPVFQLNKPAKKTDQSLGIVIKY, via the exons ATGACTCGGCTATTTCGATCCAAATCTTGCGGACTCGTGGGACTCACTGAGTTCAACCTGGACCCTGTGAGTCCATTTTACCACAACAAGCACAACGacgaggaggaggaagaggaagaggaagatgtAGAACTTGAGGACGAGGATTTCGGTGACGAGGTTCTGGTCGACCCCATCTCGACCACCACCCCGTTCATAAGTCCGGGGTCGAGAACTGCTGCTGAAAATAGTCAAGGTCGGCAACAGTGTCATGGCGCTCAGTCTCCAATACTGGATATTCTGGTCACTGCGCTGAGGAAGTCGCTGGTGACATGTAGTGTGGAGAGGGAGGATGTTTCTTCCATGGAAATTAGCTGCCCGACCGAAGTGAAGCATGTTTCGCATGTGACTTTTGATAGGTTCAACGGCTTTCTGGGGTTGCCCTCTGAGCTTGAGCCTGAGCTTCCCAGGAGGGTGCCTAGCGCCAG TGCAAGTGTTTTTGGAGTGTCTGCAAAGTCGATGCAGTGTTCATATGATGCCAGAGGGAATAGTGTTCCGACAATTCTTCTTATGATGCAAAAGAGACTGTATTCAGAAGGAGGCCTAAGA GCCGAAGGAATATTCCGCATAAATGCCGAGAATAGCCAAGAAGAAAATGTTCGAGACCAGCTAAACAGAGGTGTAGTGCCACTTGGAATTGATGTTCATTGTTTAGCAGGCTTGATAAAG GCATGGCTTAGGGAACTTCCAACAGGGGTACTTGATTCTGTCACACCAGAACAGGTGTTGCACTGTAATACAGAGGATGATTGCGTTGAACTCTTAAAATTACTACCTCCAACAGAAGCTGCTCTGCTTGACTGGGCCATCAATTTAATGGCAGATGTTGTGGAGCACGAACAGTCCAACAAGATGAATGCACGCAATATCGCCATGGTTTTTGCACCCAACATGACTCAG ATGGCAGATCCTTTGACTGCATTGATCCATGCAGTGCAAGTTATGAACTTCCTTAAGACACTCATTCTTAAGACCAtacgagaaagagagaaatcaGTTGCCAATGATAGGCGGCTCTCTTCATGTTCGTATTTTCCCAGCCACAGTGATGACCCAATTGCTTCAAATTTGGGCAGGGAAGCATCAAGTGAGCAATCTTCGGATCCTTGTGCCACCTATGGACGTAGCAATAGTAGCTTCTTGAGGACTAACACTCTGAACAGGCTGGAATCCGAGACTTTGGAGAAACTTTGGAGCTTTGAAAAGAATAGTAATGGGGAAGAGGAATTTGAATACATGTCCAGTGACAACTCACCAACTAGTCATGAAATGGGAGCTTTAGAAAACGGATGTAGAAGCGGATATGACTCCGGGGACTGGCTAAATTTGAGAAAAGGCGTGCGAAAGCTATGCAGGCATCCGGTGTTCCAATTGAATAAGCCAGCTAAGAAGACTGATCAAAGTCTTGGAATTGTAATTAAATActag